The following proteins are co-located in the Acidicapsa acidisoli genome:
- a CDS encoding SGNH/GDSL hydrolase family protein, with protein sequence MKLTRDFLIGMVFAVVLSPLQAQTKTTGPSWVGSWAASQQLPEPQNSMPPEDLNDATLRQIVHLSVGGATLRVHLSNAFGFLPLHLTSVHIAKPLSPAAASIDPATDKALTFSGREDVIIPAGAEYISDPVSYPAPALSDLAVSIHFDLPPAEQSGHPGSRATSYLVHGDAVSAAELAGARKFDHWYQLAAIDIAAGPDAGAIVALGDSITDGHGATTNGNDRWTDVLAQRLQANAGTRNISVLNQGIGGNHLLTDGLGPNVLARFDRDVLAQTGVRWVIVLEGVNDIGGLTRLSDPPQADHEAFVRRILASYEQIIARAHAAHIQVIGATIMPYTDSGYYHPPASNEADRQAINAWIRAAGHFDAVVDFDRATADPKRPDHLNPAYDSGDHLHPSASGYRVMGEAVPLTLFAR encoded by the coding sequence ATGAAATTAACTAGAGATTTTCTCATAGGGATGGTGTTTGCGGTCGTGTTGTCGCCGTTGCAGGCGCAAACTAAGACGACTGGGCCTAGCTGGGTAGGTTCGTGGGCGGCATCACAGCAGCTTCCTGAGCCGCAGAATTCGATGCCTCCGGAAGACCTCAACGATGCGACATTGCGCCAGATCGTGCATCTGTCCGTCGGCGGGGCGACGCTGCGGGTACATTTGTCGAATGCTTTCGGATTTCTGCCGCTTCACTTAACCTCGGTTCACATCGCAAAGCCTCTCTCACCTGCCGCGGCGAGTATCGACCCGGCGACGGACAAGGCGCTTACTTTTTCGGGCAGGGAGGATGTAATTATTCCGGCGGGGGCTGAGTATATCTCCGATCCGGTGAGTTATCCGGCACCGGCACTGAGCGATCTTGCGGTTTCAATCCACTTCGATTTGCCGCCCGCGGAGCAGAGCGGGCATCCGGGGTCGCGGGCTACGTCTTATCTGGTGCATGGCGATGCAGTTTCTGCGGCGGAGCTTGCGGGTGCGCGGAAGTTCGATCACTGGTATCAGCTTGCGGCTATCGATATTGCCGCGGGGCCGGATGCGGGGGCGATTGTTGCGCTTGGAGACTCGATTACGGATGGTCATGGAGCGACTACCAACGGCAATGACCGGTGGACGGACGTACTGGCGCAGAGGCTGCAGGCGAATGCAGGGACGCGCAATATTAGCGTGCTGAATCAGGGAATTGGCGGGAATCATTTGCTTACGGATGGTCTTGGGCCGAATGTGCTGGCGCGATTTGACCGCGATGTTTTGGCGCAGACCGGGGTGCGATGGGTGATCGTGCTGGAGGGAGTCAACGATATTGGGGGACTGACGCGGTTGAGTGATCCTCCGCAGGCTGATCATGAGGCTTTTGTGCGGCGGATTCTTGCGTCGTACGAGCAGATTATTGCGCGCGCACATGCCGCGCATATCCAGGTGATCGGGGCTACGATTATGCCGTATACCGATTCTGGGTACTATCATCCGCCTGCGAGCAATGAGGCTGACCGGCAGGCGATCAATGCGTGGATACGAGCCGCGGGACACTTCGATGCGGTGGTGGATTTCGATAGGGCCACGGCTGATCCGAAGAGGCCGGATCATCTGAATCCTGCGTACGATTCCGGCGATCATCTGCATCCTTCGGCGTCGGGATACCGGGTGATGGGCGAGGCTGTTCCGCTGACGTTGTTTGCGCGGTGA
- a CDS encoding PadR family transcriptional regulator, translating into MATQENNDDRIALLQGTLDLLILKTLVLGPCHGQGVARLIQRQSEDVFLVDHGSLYVALQRLEDKRWISAKWGVSENNRKARFYSLTPKGRAQLVEKASEWRRLTRAMGLILDSNSGMQGEEA; encoded by the coding sequence ATGGCTACCCAAGAGAACAACGACGACCGAATTGCCTTGTTGCAGGGCACGCTTGACTTGCTGATATTGAAGACGCTGGTGCTGGGACCGTGCCATGGGCAGGGTGTGGCGCGATTGATTCAACGGCAGTCGGAAGACGTGTTTCTTGTCGATCATGGCTCGCTCTATGTTGCCCTTCAGAGGCTGGAAGACAAGAGGTGGATCAGCGCCAAGTGGGGCGTCAGCGAAAACAATCGCAAGGCGCGGTTTTATTCGCTGACGCCGAAAGGGCGCGCGCAGCTTGTGGAGAAGGCCAGCGAGTGGCGGCGGCTGACGCGCGCGATGGGACTGATTCTGGACTCGAACAGCGGAATGCAGGGCGAGGAGGCATAG
- a CDS encoding ABC transporter permease, whose protein sequence is MFRRRRSAEDFAEEIKAHLELEAADLEGEGLNRDEARRMARCEFGNVGAAQEHFYLKDRWVGLDRLLRNVRFGMRSLRQSPGFAVTAILTLALGIGANTAVFSVMNAVLLRSLPVYDPDRLVYLRTSNPPRGTGTIDSNKTFSYPVYAALRKQSSGLSPVMAFVPLSGSKVAVRYGAQPEEAEGDMVSGTFFSGLGVSLPLGRGFSEEDETRHAPLAVLSYNYWTRRFVRNPEVLGKTLYVNGVAMTIVGVAAEGFEGVEGGGSTDFWIPLQSRRELNAWGNPPDEGKLYDANPTWWCLQMIGRLAPGVTRAQAVAQMQPVFQRSAYVGLGSPMEGEKPPVLSLADAKSFPGYDQQYGNPLRMLMAMVGLVLLIAMANVVMLLMARNAARQREFSLRQALGAGRGELLRQLLTEGLILVTAGGVLAWGFAEMATRVLGRWAQIETSLAPDSTVLLFTLAVLAIAGILFGLAPLRVALAGGAELALKTSAATSNTNAGKSRAGRVIVALQMALCVVLLVGGGLLVRTMRNLENIPLGIRVDGLVVFGVKPNIPSIPEGVAFYRNLMDKLRVLPGVESVTVSEERLGSGWSDNSDMRVDGKLPEVANGSSRTVRSNVVGPEFFGTLGVPVLAGRDFSNSDTATSPHVGIINEQFAQRFLPNQNPLGHTIGTEDGHYTMTIVGVVKDHKYRSIDEEPIPMAWYMYAQIPMVGPMHVEMRVKGEPMAILPSARKVVQELDPNLPLIRPMTQREQFDTTISQHVLFARLAEFFGFLAVALVATGLYGMLAYRVSMRTAEIGVRMAVGARRGQVVWMILKDSLLLTMVGVVMGVPLAMLVGRALASSLYGVKPLDSLSYLLAVAGVAVVAVVASAVPAGRAASVDPMRALRTE, encoded by the coding sequence ATGTTCAGGCGCAGGCGAAGTGCGGAGGATTTTGCGGAAGAGATCAAGGCGCATCTGGAACTTGAGGCTGCGGACCTGGAGGGTGAGGGCCTGAACAGGGACGAGGCGCGGCGGATGGCGCGTTGTGAGTTCGGAAATGTCGGCGCGGCGCAGGAACACTTTTATCTGAAGGACCGATGGGTGGGTCTGGACAGGTTGCTGCGCAATGTGCGATTTGGAATGCGGTCGCTGCGGCAGAGTCCGGGATTTGCGGTGACGGCGATTCTGACGCTTGCTCTTGGAATTGGCGCAAACACGGCCGTCTTCAGTGTGATGAATGCTGTGCTGCTGCGGTCGCTGCCGGTGTACGATCCTGATCGGCTGGTGTATTTGAGGACATCTAATCCGCCGCGCGGAACAGGGACTATCGATTCCAACAAAACGTTCTCTTATCCGGTCTACGCTGCGCTGCGGAAGCAGAGCAGCGGACTTTCGCCTGTGATGGCCTTCGTGCCGCTGTCGGGCAGCAAGGTCGCAGTTCGATACGGTGCGCAACCGGAAGAGGCAGAGGGCGATATGGTGAGCGGCACCTTCTTCTCCGGGTTGGGAGTAAGTCTGCCGCTTGGCCGCGGATTCAGCGAGGAAGATGAGACTCGCCATGCTCCGCTTGCCGTGCTGAGCTACAACTACTGGACGCGACGGTTTGTCCGGAACCCGGAGGTTTTGGGAAAGACTCTGTATGTGAATGGCGTGGCTATGACCATTGTGGGAGTGGCCGCGGAGGGCTTTGAAGGGGTCGAAGGCGGTGGGTCGACGGATTTCTGGATTCCACTGCAGAGCCGCCGGGAGCTGAATGCGTGGGGCAATCCTCCGGACGAGGGAAAGCTCTATGATGCGAATCCGACGTGGTGGTGTTTGCAGATGATTGGGCGGCTTGCTCCCGGTGTGACGCGAGCGCAGGCTGTGGCGCAGATGCAGCCGGTGTTTCAGCGATCTGCTTATGTGGGTCTGGGCTCGCCGATGGAGGGTGAAAAGCCGCCCGTGCTAAGTCTGGCGGATGCGAAGAGCTTTCCCGGATACGACCAGCAATATGGCAATCCGCTGCGTATGTTGATGGCGATGGTGGGGCTGGTGCTGCTGATTGCAATGGCGAATGTGGTGATGCTGCTGATGGCGCGTAATGCTGCACGTCAGAGGGAGTTCTCATTGCGGCAAGCGTTGGGGGCGGGACGCGGCGAGTTGCTGCGCCAATTGCTTACTGAGGGTCTGATCCTGGTGACGGCGGGCGGTGTGCTGGCTTGGGGTTTTGCGGAGATGGCGACGCGGGTGCTTGGCCGTTGGGCGCAGATTGAGACGAGCCTTGCTCCAGATAGCACGGTACTGCTCTTCACGCTGGCGGTGCTGGCGATTGCCGGGATTCTGTTTGGGCTTGCGCCGTTGCGCGTGGCGCTTGCCGGCGGCGCGGAACTGGCGCTCAAGACTTCCGCGGCGACATCGAACACGAATGCGGGCAAATCGCGTGCCGGTAGAGTCATTGTGGCGCTGCAGATGGCGCTTTGCGTGGTGCTTCTGGTGGGCGGTGGGCTCCTAGTCAGAACAATGCGCAACCTGGAGAACATTCCCCTGGGAATACGGGTCGATGGGCTGGTTGTTTTTGGTGTGAAGCCGAATATTCCATCGATTCCCGAGGGTGTCGCCTTTTACCGGAATCTGATGGACAAACTGCGGGTTCTGCCGGGTGTAGAGTCGGTAACCGTGTCGGAAGAACGGCTTGGGTCGGGGTGGTCAGACAACAGTGACATGCGGGTGGATGGGAAGTTGCCGGAAGTGGCGAATGGATCATCGAGAACAGTACGCAGCAATGTTGTAGGGCCGGAGTTCTTCGGCACGCTTGGCGTACCGGTGCTTGCGGGGCGTGATTTTTCCAACTCCGATACGGCGACGTCGCCTCATGTGGGCATTATCAATGAGCAGTTCGCGCAACGGTTTCTTCCCAATCAGAACCCATTGGGCCACACGATTGGAACCGAGGATGGACATTACACGATGACCATCGTTGGCGTTGTGAAGGACCACAAGTATCGAAGCATCGACGAAGAGCCGATTCCGATGGCGTGGTATATGTATGCACAGATTCCGATGGTTGGGCCTATGCATGTCGAGATGCGTGTGAAGGGCGAACCGATGGCGATTCTGCCCTCTGCTCGTAAGGTGGTGCAGGAACTGGATCCAAATCTTCCGCTGATTCGGCCGATGACGCAACGCGAGCAGTTCGATACGACGATCTCGCAGCATGTGTTGTTTGCGCGGCTCGCCGAGTTCTTCGGCTTTCTCGCAGTTGCGCTGGTGGCGACGGGACTCTATGGAATGCTGGCGTATCGCGTGAGTATGCGGACAGCGGAGATTGGGGTGCGCATGGCCGTGGGTGCACGGCGTGGGCAGGTGGTTTGGATGATCCTGAAGGACAGCTTGCTGCTGACGATGGTTGGGGTGGTGATGGGTGTTCCGCTGGCGATGCTGGTGGGGCGCGCATTGGCCTCGTCGCTGTATGGCGTGAAGCCGCTGGATTCGTTGAGCTATCTGCTGGCGGTGGCGGGGGTAGCGGTCGTTGCGGTGGTAGCGAGCGCGGTGCCTGCGGGTCGTGCGGCGAGCGTCGACCCTATGCGGGCGCTGCGCACGGAGTGA
- the glk gene encoding glucokinase: MILAGDVGGTKVHLALYDFINGNLTYARDERFPAKDYTGLEEIVREFLGADQPTSACFGVPGPVRDGRLRLTNLPWTLDSRELAQHLKIDHVFLINDLEANGYGVAELKADQIYTLAEGDASQIGNRALIAAGTGLGEGILAWNGKIHVPMPSEGGHTDYGPRNEDEIDLLRFLKQKYHGRVSYERVVAGMGITNIYDFLRDVRGMEEPAWLRDRIASEDPNAVITELALSAKSELCEKTLDMYVSAYGAEAGNLALKILSVGGLYIGGGIAPRILEKLKDGTFMRSFTDKGRLSQLLINMPVRVILESRAALLGAAAYAEARAAELSGVSPRAASVAF, from the coding sequence ATGATTCTTGCAGGCGACGTAGGCGGCACCAAAGTTCACTTGGCGCTGTACGACTTTATCAACGGCAACCTTACTTACGCCCGCGACGAGCGGTTCCCGGCCAAAGACTACACCGGCCTCGAAGAAATCGTCCGCGAATTTCTCGGCGCAGATCAGCCCACCTCGGCCTGCTTCGGTGTCCCCGGCCCGGTCCGTGACGGCCGCCTGCGCCTGACCAACCTTCCCTGGACACTGGATAGCCGCGAGCTCGCCCAGCACCTCAAGATTGACCACGTCTTCCTCATCAACGACCTGGAAGCCAACGGCTACGGCGTCGCCGAGCTCAAAGCCGACCAGATCTACACCCTCGCCGAAGGAGACGCCAGCCAGATCGGCAATCGCGCCCTCATCGCCGCAGGCACCGGTCTCGGCGAAGGCATCCTCGCCTGGAACGGCAAGATCCATGTCCCCATGCCCTCCGAAGGCGGCCACACCGACTACGGTCCGCGCAACGAAGACGAGATCGATCTGCTCCGCTTCCTCAAGCAGAAGTACCACGGCCGCGTCAGCTACGAACGCGTCGTCGCCGGTATGGGCATCACTAACATCTACGACTTCCTGCGCGACGTTCGCGGCATGGAAGAGCCAGCCTGGCTGCGCGACCGCATCGCCAGCGAAGACCCCAACGCCGTGATCACCGAGTTGGCCCTCTCCGCCAAAAGCGAGCTCTGCGAAAAAACCCTCGACATGTATGTCTCCGCCTACGGAGCCGAAGCCGGCAACCTCGCCCTCAAGATCCTCTCCGTCGGTGGCCTCTACATTGGCGGGGGCATCGCTCCACGCATCCTGGAGAAGCTGAAAGACGGCACCTTCATGCGCTCCTTCACCGACAAGGGCCGCCTGAGCCAGCTCCTGATCAACATGCCAGTAAGAGTAATCCTCGAAAGCCGGGCTGCCCTGCTGGGCGCAGCAGCCTACGCCGAAGCCCGCGCCGCCGAATTAAGTGGCGTAAGCCCACGCGCTGCTTCCGTAGCCTTTTGA
- the pgl gene encoding 6-phosphogluconolactonase: MSSKLHITYVVEPDPAALAMHAALHLVELAEEAVAARGRVRIAVSGGSTPKATFALLADPAHPFLSRMPWSALELFFVDERTVPPDHPDSNYRMTKETLLDKVSMRPDQIHRMKGELEPEVAAAQYEFELRRAFRLEGAEAPRFDIVTLGMGDDGHTASLFPHTAAIDEMGRLVVANQVPQKDTWRITLTWPVINHAREVFFLIGGADKADRLKEVLLGPKDVERLPSQLIWPASGILTLILDKAAAAQLPPPGSDGKGHLERSR, from the coding sequence ATGTCCTCGAAGCTGCACATCACTTACGTAGTCGAGCCGGACCCTGCAGCCTTGGCCATGCACGCGGCCCTGCACCTCGTTGAACTGGCCGAAGAAGCCGTCGCCGCCCGTGGCCGCGTCCGCATCGCGGTATCCGGCGGATCGACGCCCAAAGCCACATTCGCGCTGCTCGCCGACCCCGCTCACCCATTCCTGAGCCGCATGCCCTGGTCCGCACTTGAGCTCTTCTTTGTCGACGAACGCACTGTCCCGCCCGACCACCCCGACAGCAACTATCGAATGACAAAAGAAACGCTCCTCGACAAAGTCAGCATGCGCCCCGATCAGATTCACCGCATGAAGGGCGAACTCGAGCCCGAAGTTGCCGCGGCCCAGTACGAATTCGAACTGCGCCGCGCCTTTCGTTTGGAAGGCGCCGAAGCCCCGCGCTTCGATATCGTTACGCTCGGCATGGGCGACGACGGCCACACCGCTTCGCTCTTCCCTCACACCGCAGCCATCGACGAAATGGGCCGTCTCGTCGTCGCCAACCAGGTTCCGCAAAAGGACACCTGGCGTATCACTCTCACCTGGCCTGTCATCAACCACGCCCGCGAAGTCTTCTTCCTCATCGGCGGAGCCGACAAAGCCGACCGGCTCAAAGAAGTCCTCCTCGGCCCGAAAGACGTCGAACGCCTCCCGTCTCAACTCATCTGGCCCGCAAGCGGTATACTCACTTTGATTTTGGATAAGGCTGCCGCCGCGCAACTTCCGCCCCCTGGGTCCGACGGCAAAGGCCATTTGGAGAGATCTCGATGA
- the zwf gene encoding glucose-6-phosphate dehydrogenase: protein MATAQMKVTPEDLSNVPTTPSERIPEPTIIVIFGASGDLTKRKLLPALFHLEQVGLLPKEFAIVGVARRPLGDEFAADMRSGILEFGGVTADEPHLEEFVKKVHYFAMNFDDGAAYARLKSELDGIAKANGIGGNRLFYLATAPEYFNEIVQNLGSHGLAKPAQGAVRAVVEKPFGHDLESARELNRQINSVFAERQVFRIDHYLGKETVQNILVFRFANGMFEPVWNRNYIDHVQITAAETLGVEGRGPFYEKAGALRDVVQNHVMELLSFVAMEPPTSFESQSVRLEKLKVWQAIPAIPMTDAVRGQYSPGQIAGKDVLGYREEERVDPESGTETYAAVKLGIDNWRWAGVPFYLRAGKRLKRRYTEISIQFKQPPQLIFNRNASVSDCGEIQPNVITMRIQPDEGISLRFGAKVPTTQAMSVCPVTMDFDYAAAFGKNSANGYERLLLDAMLGDQTLFAHRDGVETTWALYTPILEAWAAKKPKTFPNYAAGSAGPQCSDELLKRDGHTWRKL, encoded by the coding sequence ATGGCAACAGCGCAGATGAAAGTAACTCCCGAAGATCTCTCCAATGTCCCAACCACCCCCAGCGAACGCATCCCTGAACCAACCATCATCGTGATCTTTGGCGCTTCCGGCGACCTAACCAAGCGCAAGCTCCTGCCCGCGCTCTTTCACTTGGAGCAGGTGGGTCTCCTGCCGAAGGAATTCGCCATCGTCGGCGTGGCCCGCCGCCCGCTCGGCGACGAATTCGCCGCGGACATGCGTTCCGGAATCCTCGAGTTTGGCGGCGTCACAGCAGATGAGCCGCACCTCGAAGAGTTCGTGAAGAAAGTACATTACTTCGCCATGAACTTCGACGACGGCGCCGCATACGCCCGTCTGAAGTCGGAACTCGACGGCATCGCCAAGGCCAACGGCATCGGCGGCAATCGCCTCTTCTATCTCGCGACTGCACCCGAATACTTCAACGAAATCGTCCAGAACCTCGGCTCGCACGGCCTTGCCAAGCCCGCTCAGGGAGCGGTCCGCGCCGTCGTCGAAAAGCCTTTCGGCCACGACCTCGAATCCGCCCGGGAGCTCAACCGTCAGATCAACTCCGTCTTCGCCGAACGTCAGGTCTTCCGTATCGACCACTATCTCGGCAAGGAAACGGTGCAAAACATCCTCGTTTTCCGCTTCGCCAACGGCATGTTTGAACCGGTCTGGAACCGCAATTACATCGACCACGTCCAGATCACCGCTGCCGAAACACTCGGCGTCGAAGGCCGCGGACCGTTCTACGAAAAAGCAGGAGCCTTGCGCGACGTCGTTCAGAACCACGTCATGGAGTTGCTCTCCTTCGTAGCCATGGAGCCACCCACGTCCTTCGAATCGCAGAGCGTGCGTCTCGAAAAGCTCAAGGTCTGGCAGGCCATCCCCGCCATCCCTATGACCGATGCCGTCCGCGGCCAGTACAGCCCTGGCCAGATCGCCGGAAAGGATGTCCTCGGCTACCGCGAAGAAGAACGTGTCGACCCCGAATCCGGCACCGAGACCTACGCCGCCGTCAAGCTCGGCATTGACAACTGGCGCTGGGCAGGCGTCCCTTTCTATCTGCGTGCCGGCAAGCGACTGAAGCGGCGTTACACCGAGATCAGCATCCAGTTCAAGCAGCCGCCGCAACTCATCTTCAATCGCAACGCCTCCGTCAGCGACTGCGGGGAGATCCAGCCGAACGTCATCACCATGCGCATCCAGCCCGACGAAGGAATCTCCCTGCGCTTTGGCGCCAAGGTGCCCACCACCCAGGCAATGTCCGTCTGCCCTGTCACCATGGACTTCGACTACGCAGCAGCCTTCGGCAAGAACTCCGCCAATGGCTACGAACGTCTGCTGCTCGATGCGATGCTCGGCGACCAGACACTATTCGCCCATCGCGACGGCGTCGAAACCACCTGGGCCCTCTACACCCCAATCCTGGAAGCCTGGGCAGCCAAGAAGCCCAAAACCTTCCCCAACTATGCAGCTGGCTCGGCTGGCCCGCAGTGCTCCGACGAACTGCTCAAGCGCGACGGCCATACCTGGCGCAAACTGTAA
- the gnd gene encoding phosphogluconate dehydrogenase (NAD(+)-dependent, decarboxylating) translates to MQLGLIGLGKMGGFMAERIRLAGHQVVGFDFSAEAVAKLTASGNVGASSLEDMVSKLQAPRAVWMMVPSGDPVDETIAKLEKLLSPGDIIIDGGNSNYKDTIRRHGQVTAKGFQYVDCGTSGGVWGLKEGYSMMIGGDKKPVEHLRPIWEALAPAKDKGWGHVGPSGAGHYTKMVHNGIEYGMMQAYAEGFTILEKKESLDLNLPQIAEIWRYGSVVRSWLLDLTAEALAKNPTLDGLEAYVADSGEGRWTVFEAIDLNVSAPVITESLIRRIRSREENNFTDRMIAIQRNAFGGHAVKKD, encoded by the coding sequence ATGCAACTCGGACTTATCGGCTTAGGCAAAATGGGCGGATTCATGGCGGAGCGAATTCGACTCGCGGGCCATCAGGTAGTTGGTTTCGATTTCAGCGCCGAGGCCGTGGCCAAACTCACCGCATCCGGCAATGTCGGCGCCTCCAGTCTCGAAGACATGGTCAGCAAGCTCCAAGCGCCCCGCGCCGTCTGGATGATGGTTCCCTCCGGCGATCCCGTGGACGAAACCATCGCCAAACTCGAGAAGCTGCTCTCCCCCGGCGACATCATCATCGACGGCGGCAACTCCAACTACAAAGACACCATCCGCCGCCACGGCCAGGTCACCGCCAAGGGATTCCAATATGTCGACTGCGGCACCTCCGGCGGCGTCTGGGGTCTCAAAGAGGGATACAGCATGATGATCGGCGGCGACAAGAAGCCAGTCGAGCACCTTCGCCCCATCTGGGAAGCTCTCGCCCCCGCTAAAGACAAGGGCTGGGGACACGTTGGACCATCCGGCGCCGGCCATTACACCAAGATGGTCCACAACGGCATCGAATACGGCATGATGCAGGCCTACGCCGAGGGCTTCACCATCCTTGAAAAGAAGGAGTCGCTCGACCTCAACCTGCCTCAGATCGCCGAAATCTGGCGCTACGGCTCGGTCGTCCGCTCCTGGCTGCTCGACCTCACGGCTGAGGCGCTGGCCAAGAACCCCACGCTTGATGGCCTGGAAGCCTACGTCGCCGACTCCGGCGAAGGCCGCTGGACCGTCTTCGAAGCGATCGACCTGAATGTCTCGGCTCCGGTCATCACCGAGTCCCTGATCCGCCGCATCCGTTCGCGCGAAGAAAACAACTTCACCGACCGCATGATCGCGATCCAGCGCAACGCCTTCGGCGGCCACGCCGTCAAGAAAGACTAA
- a CDS encoding HAD-IA family hydrolase, whose amino-acid sequence MSSSLSVSGNEFEVVLFDVGGVLLTNGWDHVERATVLDQFQLDRAAFEARHPDPYDALERDTITMQDYLNATIFYEPRPFTPDDFIASMKVQSKPIHSNALGVLGEIAASDSWLVGLLNNESRLLHEYRMEKFGIEKHLDIQLSSCYLGLRKPDADIYRRALDILGRPADRVLFIDDRKGNADAAAAAGIHAIQFLGEEQLRRDLKQVGIL is encoded by the coding sequence ATGTCCTCTTCCCTGAGCGTATCCGGCAATGAGTTCGAAGTAGTCCTCTTCGACGTCGGCGGAGTCCTCCTGACCAATGGCTGGGACCACGTGGAGCGAGCCACCGTACTCGATCAGTTTCAACTCGACCGCGCAGCCTTCGAAGCCCGCCATCCAGACCCCTATGACGCACTGGAACGGGACACCATCACCATGCAGGATTACCTCAACGCAACCATCTTCTACGAACCCCGTCCCTTCACCCCCGACGACTTCATCGCATCCATGAAGGTCCAGTCCAAGCCGATTCACTCAAATGCGTTAGGAGTCCTTGGCGAAATTGCTGCATCTGATAGTTGGCTCGTTGGCCTGCTCAACAACGAGTCGCGTCTTCTGCATGAATACCGCATGGAAAAATTCGGCATCGAGAAGCATCTCGACATTCAGCTCAGTTCCTGCTATCTCGGACTCCGCAAGCCCGACGCCGACATCTATCGCCGCGCCCTCGACATTCTCGGCCGCCCCGCCGATCGCGTCCTCTTCATCGACGATCGCAAGGGCAACGCAGACGCCGCGGCAGCCGCAGGCATACATGCCATTCAATTTCTAGGCGAAGAGCAACTTCGCCGCGACCTGAAACAAGTTGGAATTCTCTAA
- the rpiB gene encoding ribose 5-phosphate isomerase B — protein sequence MKIVIASDHAGFSLKEDVRAYLATKGHEVVDLGVHSTEPSDYPDSAEAVGEAIKSGVAKRAVLICGSGVGVCVAANKIPGIRAGMCHDHYSAHQGVEHDDMNVLVVGARVIGTETAHDVVDSFLAASFVSSEPRFVRRFNKVLAIEAKYSKTTS from the coding sequence ATGAAAATCGTCATCGCTTCCGACCACGCCGGCTTCTCCCTCAAAGAGGATGTCCGCGCCTACCTCGCCACCAAAGGCCACGAAGTCGTCGACCTCGGCGTTCACTCCACCGAACCCTCCGACTACCCGGATTCCGCGGAAGCCGTCGGCGAAGCTATTAAATCCGGCGTCGCGAAGCGCGCCGTGCTCATCTGCGGCTCAGGCGTCGGCGTCTGCGTAGCCGCCAACAAGATCCCCGGCATTCGCGCCGGCATGTGCCACGACCACTACTCCGCACACCAGGGCGTCGAGCACGACGACATGAATGTCTTGGTCGTCGGCGCGCGCGTCATCGGCACCGAAACCGCGCATGATGTTGTCGACTCGTTCCTGGCCGCCAGTTTTGTTTCTAGCGAGCCGCGCTTCGTCCGCCGCTTCAACAAAGTGCTGGCCATCGAAGCCAAATACTCCAAGACCACTTCGTGA